The genome window ccactaaacAACTGACCTTTgttaaacacaacacaccactCCTCAGCAGCAAAAAAACGATCACGTACAAGCTGAACCGTCTCAGCACTGATCCTAACAAATGGTTCTTTATAGACGTCGTATaatgatttaaatttttatttcttcagcTACAGGATACATGATTTCGCTTTACTTTTTACATCTAGACTCATTTCTAGTTTCTTGACATGTGCCTTGCAGAATCagctaaatgttaataattgacaaaaagtaaataaataagatggATCTTCTTTAGTTAAtgtagtcctgccctgaataagctattacacataacaaatgtttacatattgtCCAAAAGATATAGTCtactatatgtacatatacatatactatatgtatatgtatacatatagtccacaagacacaataataaaatgtgtaaattgttcgtattttgtttaaagatcttttttttttgtttccataTTTAGTATCGCCCTTCCGAAGGTACATCAATTATTTATGTTTCCCAGAagtcaaaataacaatttacaccgaaaATCCTGTTCAATAGTTtgcatccccctggctcttaatgcatcgtgttgccttcttgtgcatcagtgaatgtttgcagcttttgtaatagtcctgtacgagtccctcagttgtcctcagtgtgaaaagatggatctgaacatcaaaCAGGCGCTGTTGGAAAAgcaaataatgtgcaggacctggaggatttttgtgaagaacagtgggcagtttaactgctcaggacaaacaagggactcatgaagaactctcacaaaacataacaacAGTCGTTGAtcgtccaggtaacgacacacagtactAAGAATCAAgggggggtaaacttttgaatgggtacatgtgtgtaaattcagttattattgtattGTGGACTATACAGTACGTAatcatctgttatgtgaaatagtcgTGTGAGGCACAATTTGAGAAAAGGTTTTCATCTTAAATAGATAAAAACCAAATGTTCTGTGAAAGGTTAAACATGATCCTGATGTTTAGTGATTTTTTGATTCTGCAGTGTTTTAAGGCAGTTCAAATCTGCCTTATTGGTTATCTGAAGTGGCAAATAAAATCTCCGGTAAGCAGTCCTTCCAGAATTTAGTGATCACAAAAATTATGTTATGTActcaatattcggaggagcttgcgatttatttatttttctcccaAGTtctccgcagatttgggccgagacgcgtcatgtgacgtcatcacaacgcaatGCAATCGCAATTTTGTCAATTGCATCACAATTTTTGGAaaaaagccacaaaaaaaaatcccgcaTTTtaggccacaacaatcacaaaccaAACGAACAAACCAAAACcagatttaataaataaacgcgaaatcctgtatggactgaataAAGCAGTCATATCAATGTGATGCCACCTGGTGGATCAAACACACAACAGAAACAGCAGTCGGATCAGAACAGCTGGATAAGAAAGCCTTTAATACTAAGCGACAATAAATAATCAAAGTTGAATACAAGACAGCACGTAATCACGAGTTCGTTGACTGTAGTGCGCATTACGGCATGAAGTatgacaaacagaaaaaaaagtgcttgtAATCAGCACAggctatttgtttttttattattagtagtagtagtagtacttttAAGAGCAAAGCTGTGACGTGGAATGATTTCAGGTTTGTGCTGGAGTCGGGTTAACCTTCTGCGTCTTCTTCAGGTGGTGGTAGTTGGGTAAAATCTTCATCAGGAAGTCCAGCTGCAGAGTCTGGGGCTGTTTAcgcatcaaataaaaaaaaaattttttaattaaaaaaagggtCCCTGGCTGCAAAACGTCTGAGCCCACCGCTGTGTTAcggtgtgtgttacctgtggtCTCTCGGTCTGTACTCTCCTCATGCAGTTAGAGCCGTAGATGACCGTGTTCTCTGGAATCTCCTCGCAGGTGTTGAGCCGACAGCACGCGCCGACAATGCAGCCGCTCGTCAGGATCACGTTCCGGCCCACGTCAGCTAGAAGGACAGAGGGGTCGGAAGACACGGTATGGTGGACGCAGACATGGGTCAaccttcttttaaattgttctctgtgtgttttgtcttttttaaatttctctCGATTCATGAAAACCCTGAAAGATATTCCAGTGTTCTGGTGACTTGAACTGCCTCGACATCAAACCCACTATAAGCTTCCTTTATTGTGTCACCCAAATGGTTATATTCCACAAATACTCGAATCTTTATACTCAAAACGCATGAATTGATACAAACGACTGGAAGAAGCTGCATTACCTTTAGACTCGATGACATTGTTGTCCCCGATTTTCATCGCCTGGGAGACTGGGAACGTCAGAACAAAAGTTCAGAGTGCTTCTGAATCAATACACTTGGACATGTTTACAACTGTACCGTACTGTGAGACAGTCCGTTTGGGTATTAACgccaaaacagaaaaaacacagaGCGTACCACAGCCGACTTCGAAAACATTGTTGGTCCCTATCGTCATGGTCTTGGGTTCATATCCCTCTGTGTCAGGCATGATGTTTTCAGGATAACTgagcagaaacacacaaacacacacacacacacacacacacacacacacacacacacacacacacacacacaaacgaacACAAAAGCCATTTTAGAACAGACCATTTATTATGCTTTTACACACTATGTTATCCATTTAAGTGGCTTTAATaataaaggatttaaaaaaacactatagAAGATATATTTGGAggtatttgttaaaaatatcaTCTGAAGGCATTTTCACGAGTTTATTTCTATCACAATATTTAAGTCCGATGGTAAACTGCCAACTAAACTGCAATGCAACATGTAAACtgtaaaacctgtttaaaaacaataataaatcgcaaattaaatgatttataaaaacaaacaaacaaacacacacaaaataagtATGGTCCAATCTGTTATCTGTAACGCTGGAGTTGGTCTTCCTGCACAACTAAATACACATATAATCTTTAAATAGAGACAAACAGATAATAGATAGAAACTATACCTGTTAATGATGAGAGCTTGCTCTTCTATCAGGTTGCCTTCTCCTATGATGATGGGACCGGCGTCTGCGATAATCCGGGCTTTCGGGTGGATCACCGTCCTCGGCCCTGCAACACACCGACAGATCTGAATGCAACTCTCCAAACGACAATCGATAAAAACCCAGCACGAGGGTTTTCGGCTCATCGTGGTGCTTGCTTGCGGTgtcctattttaaaaaataatacaaaaaaggACATTACATGCCATATAACATGGAAAGTGAAGCTTTTGGTTAGGAAAAGTAATAGAATAGCGTTTGATAGACTCCACGGCTTTCTTTGATTTGTATCACTTTTATATAGAAAAATCATAAGATATACAAATAGGGCTGTGAGAGAAACTCAGAATCtactcttttgttttgtttagtttgattcatttaatttacaAATGAATTGACTGTGTGTGATATTTCATCAGGTCTTTCCACCTCATCCAACATCCACCCAGTTCCTCGACAACATCGGCTGACACTGACTCAGgaaatcaaaacacaaaaatataaccAAACAATGACTGAATATGAATTCACAACTCgaaaataatttcattatgtCATTCCTTCTTCTATCTTTACTAACTGCTTTATCCCGGTCAGCATCACTGCCAATTAAATGACTTGATTCTTTATTCTTTGATAAACAGAACCGAATAAATTTATTACTGTACAAGAGCTTACCGATGGTGACGTCGCCTTTTATttcactctccacacacaccactgcaccAGCAGCTATTTTAACACTGCACAGACAAGAGAAAAGGagatacacacgtacacatatataatatacactttttttattccttatcgTCAGTGAATCATCGTTACTTTGCAGTCACTACTTCAATAGTTTCTTGCAGCACacctaaatattatatatatttatagaaaaaCCCAAAATGATCAGCTTTACTGTTGGATAAAGAAGCAAAGGTTGGCATTCAATAAATATCTACATATAATATGCCTCAGTCCCAAATCACTACATGCTCCCTACATAAGAGCACTACAAGAGTTAAGGAATAACTCGATCTAGGGCACTAAATGACCAATGAGTAAAGATTTAGGATTTTCCCTAACTAGGCGAATAATCTGCTACAGTCAAAAGCATGTACGGCCATTTTTGGAGAGTATGAACCAGCAGTGGAAGGAgatgtaaaatatgtaaatatatatataagtaaataaataaattcaatagAAGGTACATAGAGGATGCTACTCCGGTTAGCATTCAAGCTACCTAACGCTACCCGGGTGTGGTAGCGTTAAACTTATCTAATTAAAATATAACTAAATAGCCCGCTTTACATTTATGAAAATGGTAGCAAAATTATTACcatatgaaaataatacaaaaacaagaagCAAGTAAAAacatagatataaatgaaatCCAGACCTTTTCTGGTTTGGTTGTTTGGGGTCCGCCATCTTGGAATCAATGATGCAGTGCTCGATTACACGCCCTGGTTAAAGACGGCTGCAGGAATCGATTAACAATGTctgttaaatgtaactgtactCCCATCTGCTGGACACTGTTGGCGTCGCACATATTTCCTAGTTCTATGCAGCCCTGAACCCGAGTACTGTACCTGAACTTGGAAAAagttttttggggaaaaaaaagaagtaaaaaatgATGCTATGTCGTTATTACTAGCTAATATATCATCATTAAGGATGACGAAATAACGACACAAAGATTTTCTTTGGCTTCCTTACATTTCAATAACGATGGGATTCGCAAAAAAATTTGGTTAATAAAGCCAACAAATCACCGTATTTAGGGTTTGCAcaactttattgattgattgatttgtaaCAGAATGGAAAACTGCACCAATTCCAAGCTCAAACTTAGGCTTCATGGTCATGTGCACAAGTTCAAGGTATATGCATTAAAATTATTACTTTCATGTGTCTCTTTTGGCTTTCTTTTACACGTTTTGCCTCTATAAAAAGCACAATTATGGAAAAACTAATATTACACCATTGTCAGAGCATTGTCCCAGTATATCCCATGGATATCTACCACATTGTCAGATCTGGGACTACATTTTTATTCAGACTGATTCGTTAAAGGGATAGTTATTAGCAAACATagagttccatccatccattcatcaattttctataccgcttatcctacacagggtcacggggagcttgaagcctatcccagggaactcggggcacaaggtaggggacaccatggacggtgtgccaacccatcgcagggtacaatctcacacacactcatacactacagacgatttggaaatgccgatcagcctacaattCATGTCTTTTTCATCATTAGTGTGGCATTAATGCGCAACAATAATTCTAGTGTTTGACTTATTACTATTCTCACCATCTCACCATGGTTGACTTTGTCCTAAAAAATAGACATTTGATGAACTGTTGAACCTCACTTGAGGATGATGAGCTGATTGTTCTGTCACATCCCAGTAGGGTTGGGTGATGGACAATGATTAATTCCCAAattactgagcaacagacatgGCTTCGAGCCCCTTTAGGAAGAAACGGTAAGCTCCTTTGCTGTGTTGTCGCGGCAAGACGAGAGCCATTCAGAGGACTCGCTCTGGCTGATTGCAAACTGATCTTGATTATGAACCGAGCTTTCATAGTTCCATTGTAGTTACTGAATTCTATATTTTACGATGAATTAGTGAACAATAAACACGCGTCTTCGTAACATAATTTTCCCTTCGGTAGTGCGTTATACAGCATCGAGTAATTCAGCACTTATTTCAAAGTTAGAATGTATTCTCACTCGCTAAAAATCTATCCTGATATTTATTGCTGTGTGCCTCAAATTCATGTCGTGCCAGTGCACCGTTTCCCAATCTGACTCCTTTATTCCCTCAGCTCTGAAGCTCAGAGCTTTCAGCACACCTGATCCAGTTTATCAGCATGCTGACACATTCTTTATGaggttataatgagtgtgttagagcaggaaaacGCGCTCAAATGTGCAGGGCAGCAGATAGGCCTGCTGCATAAATctgcagtggtctctttcacagagagagagagagagagagagagagagagaggtaggtAGTTGGGGGTGAACGGTGCACTGCAGAGCACACACCCAAGCTCACTATAAATTCAGAGGAGCAGcatgaaggagtgtgtgtgtgtgcgcgtgcgtgtgtatgcGCGCGTGTGTGAAAGAGGCAGGACGTGACTGCTGAGTCAGTTAAACTGTAGTACAGCAGCGAGAATGGTCAGTGAGCAATGCAGCAGCCAAaagaaactggacagctgaaaaaCTTCTCTCAGCTACTCAGGATGGACAGAACACACTCGTGCTAGTCATGGCGACTCCAGACCAGGATCAGGATCAGGTTAGCTAACCTCAGTCAGAGCTCTAAGTCAAAGGACAAAGGTGGTGTCCCGAACAGGAGGTTCAGGATCGTGTGCGAGTCTGAGCGATGGAGAGGGAACACCGCTCCCATCTCAGAAGTAAGGTAAGAGCTCAACCAACTAATTCAAACATGACCGAAAACTTATTACCACATGGATGTGTGGCTCAGAGATTCTTGACATAATAATCTTCCAGCCCAATAGTACAGCTCGTCGTGGGGTTTGTGTCATAACAAGTTACTTTAAAGAGACAAAAATTCTATAAGAAATttcaatatgtaaaaaaaatatatatatatattatatatatatatatatatatatatatatatatatatatatatatatatatatatatatatatatatatataaattcacataaaaatatattttttttaaaaaaagtaaatcatTTGGCAATGCAGTGCAGAAAAATATGAATGTGATTttcattatgattattatgtttgttattaagTCAGATATtaagaattgaattgaaacaaATTGAAATGAACGA of Ictalurus punctatus breed USDA103 chromosome 29, Coco_2.0, whole genome shotgun sequence contains these proteins:
- the dctn6 gene encoding dynactin subunit 6, encoding MADPKQPNQKSVKIAAGAVVCVESEIKGDVTIGPRTVIHPKARIIADAGPIIIGEGNLIEEQALIINSYPENIMPDTEGYEPKTMTIGTNNVFEVGCVSQAMKIGDNNVIESKADVGRNVILTSGCIVGACCRLNTCEEIPENTVIYGSNCMRRVQTERPQPQTLQLDFLMKILPNYHHLKKTQKVNPTPAQT
- the dctn6 gene encoding dynactin subunit 6 isoform X1, giving the protein MSRKPSCWVFIDCRLESCIQICRCVAGPRTVIHPKARIIADAGPIIIGEGNLIEEQALIINSYPENIMPDTEGYEPKTMTIGTNNVFEVGCVSQAMKIGDNNVIESKADVGRNVILTSGCIVGACCRLNTCEEIPENTVIYGSNCMRRVQTERPQPQTLQLDFLMKILPNYHHLKKTQKVNPTPAQT